A DNA window from Paralichthys olivaceus isolate ysfri-2021 chromosome 3, ASM2471397v2, whole genome shotgun sequence contains the following coding sequences:
- the tprg1 gene encoding tumor protein p63-regulated gene 1 protein — protein sequence MAEASSEEQQQPLTFPSSGPEDGQAAARTESTEERGEKGEAARAESTEERGEKGEAARAESTEEPGEKGEAARTESTEERGEKGEAARTESTEERVEAGEAARAESTEERAAGVDLSANHDPISVTLAPDQFRRRKFFVLRPGTLNQAIKDVEALVDKEIDGSIHSIWLMAEVDHWNNEKERLVLITVNSLLIFKYDFVMLKCDQIQRIPLNFVDRISHGTFSFPKRSILRREGEGVRVFWDRLREPSFTSRWNPFATDYPFNTFTYHPVRNTDDMFTALCDIHNFRVQLLHAAQKAHAIKPVPGKANGVLVLNQHIHIEAYVGLMSLLGNQNKLGYCMARGNIGF from the exons ATGGCAGAGGCGTCcagtgaagagcagcagcagccgctcaCCTTCCCCTCCAGCGGCCCGGAGGACGGTCAGGCTGCTGCCCGGACAGAGAGCACCGAGGAGCGGGGAGAGAAGGGAGAAGCGGCCCGGGCTGAGAGCACCGAGGAGCGGGGAGAGAAGGGAGAAGCGGCCCGGGCTGAGAGCACCGAGGAGCCGGGAGAGAAGGGAGAAGCGGCCCGGACAGAGAGCACCGAGGAGCGGGGAGAGAAGGGAGAAGCGGCCCGGACAGAGAGCACCGAGGAGCGGGTCGAGGCGGGAGAAGCGGCCCGGGCAGAGAGCACCGAGGAGCGGGCAGCAGGAGTGGATCTCTCGGCCAATCACGATCCCATCTCAGTGACCTTAGCTCCGGACCAGTTCAGACGGAGGAAGTTCTTCGTGTTGAGG cctgGCACTCTGAATCAGGCCATCAAAGATGTTGAAGCTCTGGTGGATAAAGAAATAGATGGCAGCATTCACAGCATCTGGCTGATGGCAGA GGTTGATCACTGGAACAATGAGAAGGAGCGTCTTGTTCTCATAACAGTCAACTCTCTCCTGATCTTCAAGTACGACTTTGTCATGTTAAAATGTGACCAGATCCAGAGGATCCCGCTGAACTTCGTGGACCGCATCTCTCACGGCACCTTCAGCTTCCCAAAGCGCTCCATACTCAG gagagaaggggagggggtgCGAGTCTTCTGGGACCGGCTGAGAGAGCCCTCCTTCACCTCCAGGTGGAACCCCTTTGCCACTGACTACCCTTTCAACACCTTCACCTACCACCCTGTGAGGAACACAGATGACATGTTTACTGCGCTCTGCGAC ATCCACAACTTTCGTGTGCAGCTCCTGCATGCAGCACAGAAAGCCCATGCCATAAAGCCCGTTCCTGGGAAGGCCAATGGTGTCCTGGTCTTGAATCAGCACATCCACATTGAGGCCTATGTCGGCCTTATGTCTTTACTGGGAAACCAGAACAAACTGGGCTACTGCATGGCTCGAGGAAATATTGGCTTCTAA